A window of Lusitaniella coriacea LEGE 07157 genomic DNA:
TTGAGACGGGATTGGATATCCCCAAACAAAGACAAGCAGAACTCGCCTTGCGCAACACGGTGAGTCAGACGGGTTCCCAACTCAATTTCGACCAAGGGGCAATCGTTACCCTCAACACCAGTACGGGAGAAATTCTGGCAATGTCAGGGGGGGCAGACTATGCCAAAAGTCAGTTCAATCGCGCCGTACAAGCCCAACGACAGCCCGGTTCGACCTTTAAGGTTTTTGCCTACGCTGCGGCATTAGATGAGGGGATTTCGCCGGGAAAGTCCTATTCCTGCGCCCCTATTACCTGGCGGGGTCAGCGCTATCGGGGGTGCGAGCGCAGTAGCGGTAGTATCAATATGTATCGCGGTTTGGCGCAATCAGAAAATGCCGTCGCCATGCGCGTTGCCCAGGATGCGGGATTGGATAATACGATTCGGATTGCCCAGCGTTTGGGAATTCGCTCAAAACTCAAAGCCACGCCGGGGGTGGTGATTGGGGAAAGCGAGGTGAATGTCTTAGAAATTACGGGGGCATACGCGGCTTTTGCCAATAATGGAGTGTGGAATCGACCCCACGCCATCAAGCGCATTCTCGATAGCAGCGATTGTGAGGATTATAAAAATCCCCAAACCTGTCGGGTGATTTACGACTTTGAACAGGACGCAGAAGCCAATCGACAGGCAATTGATGGCGCGATCGCGCAAACCATGACAACCTTATTACGGGGAGTTGTGGGCGGTGGAACTGGAAGTCGCGCGTCGATTGGGTTTGGAGAAGCCGGGAAAACTGGAACCACCGACCGCAATGTGGATTTATGGTTTATTGGTTACGTCCCCAATCAGCGACTGGTTACGGGGGTTTGGTTGGGCAACGACGATAATACGCCCACCAGAGGCGGAAGCACTCAAGCGGCTCAATTGTGGCGGGACTATACGAGTAAAATTGTCAGATAGAGAGTCTGAGAAATGCTATATCTTGACTTTAGCGCGATCGCGTAAAGCTAAAGAACTTCGCCAACAAATTCTGCAATCCCTCATTTTGCGCAAATTTCTGCTTTTGTAGCAACAACGCCGCCTTACTGTTCACCTCTGAAAGCGTCGGATAAATATGAATCCCCGTCAGCTTCGACACCGGGAGATTGTTCGCCATCGCCAAAACCACCTCATGAATTAACTCTCCCGCAGAAGGGCCCACCAAATGCGCCCCTAAAATTTCTCCCTTCTCCGTCGTAATAATCTTGCCAAATCCTGCCGTTGCTGCCTCCGCCTGGGCGCGGTCAACCCCAGAAAACGGCTGTTGCAGCACAAAAACATCATCCCCATAACGCTTCCTCGCCTGTTCTTCCGTCAAACCCACCCGCGCCAATTCAGGGTCGGTAAATGTCGCCCAAGGAATCACCCGATAATTCGCCTTAGAGGGGAACCACTTCTTAATTGGCGAAAACAGCGCATTCGTCAAAACAACCACCGCCTCGTACCCCGCAACATGGGTAAACTGATAGCCGCCAATCACATCCCCACAGGCGTAAATCCGAGGATTAGAAGTTTGTAGCGCTTCATTGACCTTAATTCCCTTTTTGTCATACTTCACCCCCGCAGTTTCCAAATCCAAAGATTCCACATTCGGCGAACGCCCCGCAGACATCAAAATCTCATCCACAATAACCTTCTCACCCCCCGCCCAAAGGCACTTTTTACCGTCAACAATTTCCACCTTTTCTGCCCGCGCATTTCTCAGGATGCGAATCCCCTCCGACTCAAGTTGTTTGGCAACCACAGCGGCAGCTTCTGGGTCTTCTTTAGGCATAATTTGGTCGCGACTGGAAATAATCGTGACTTGGGAACCCAAACG
This region includes:
- a CDS encoding dihydrolipoyl dehydrogenase family protein, whose product is MAVDYDLVIIGGGSGGLVVASAAAQMNAKVALVEKDKLGGDCLWYGCVPSKSLIHAARVAYEVKHASRFGIHAETSKIDFAKANSHVQKVIATIEPHDSPERFRGLGVEVIFGSGKFIDPHTFEVDGRQLKARNFVVSTGSRPAAPPITGLQEAGYLTNEQVFSLTERPDSLAVIGAGPIGCELGQSFHRLGSQVTIISSRDQIMPKEDPEAAAVVAKQLESEGIRILRNARAEKVEIVDGKKCLWAGGEKVIVDEILMSAGRSPNVESLDLETAGVKYDKKGIKVNEALQTSNPRIYACGDVIGGYQFTHVAGYEAVVVLTNALFSPIKKWFPSKANYRVIPWATFTDPELARVGLTEEQARKRYGDDVFVLQQPFSGVDRAQAEAATAGFGKIITTEKGEILGAHLVGPSAGELIHEVVLAMANNLPVSKLTGIHIYPTLSEVNSKAALLLQKQKFAQNEGLQNLLAKFFSFTRSR